In Labilibaculum sp. DW002, the genomic window CATAGGATGCTAACATTTCAAGCACCTCTTCATTATACTCAGCTCTGGTTAATTCATCTTTTAACACTAAATCCCATTTTCTATTAATACGTTTAGATTTCTCTTTGTAGATTGGGTCTATCGTTTTATAAGCCATTAAAAAAAGAGAAAGCGCTTTCGCTTCTGCTGATGGTTTTGATGATAATTTTGTCATACTCTTTGGTATATATTAAAATAATGAGTCAAAAGTAGTTTAATATTATCATTCGATTCTTTTTCGCACAATTTCTTTTGTGTAGTAGTGCGCTTCTTAATAGAGCGCGAAAGTAGGTATCTTTTCTCAATTGCTGAAAGAAGTTCTAAGAAAAGATATTTGAAAATAGTAGAGTGTGTTGCTTAAAGTGCAGTTGGGAATAGAAACACCATCTATTTTGTTGGATCCATTGGAAGATAATACTTTGACAATATCTCAGTAATGAGTATTTAAAAAGTATCTTTGCAATTTATGTAAAAGCACAACTAAGCGATGACTACAGATATTAAAATACACAGACCAGAGCCTATTGAGCCTGGAAAAGAAATAGCAAGGTTTAATCGCTCTACAGATATTGAGCTTGCGATTAATACCTTAGTAGCAGGCAAACCAATATTAATAACCTCTTTTTACAGCAATGGATTAACATTACTTAAGGAGTTGCAAATGCATCTTAAAAGTAAGTTGCCCAACAAGTCATTTCAAGAACAACGCGAGTACAGATCGGAATACCGTAAACTGTCAAACCTTATTTTAATAGAAGTTGTAAATCATAAATTGGCCGTGCGAAAATCGCCTAATATCGGTTGGTTAGAGAAGCTATATCCAGAAATTAGTGATTTTTTATTGTCCTTTCCTCAGGTTCAAGGATTAAATAGTTCGTGGCAGTGGTATCAAAATGGGATCTCGATTCCTGCATTGCGAAATAAATTGCATCCTTACTATGGTACCTATTTTCCTACTCGTTTTGATCATTTGAAACTTTTTGATAATTGGTTAAAACGTTACGAAGGACCTAAAAAGTCTGCAATAGATGTTGGGATTGGAAGTGGTGTTCTTTCTTTTCAGATGGTAGCACATGGCTTTCAGAAGGTTTTTGGTACCGATACAAATCCGAATGCAATTGTTGGATTAAAGGAGTTTATGGGAGAAACAAAGTTGTCTAGAAAAATAGAATTAGACTTTGGACATCTTTTTGGAATTTGGGAAAAACAGACTGAATTGATTGTCTTTAATCCGCCTTGGTTACCAGCATCTTCTATGATGGATAGTATTGATGAAGCTATTTATTACAAGGAAAATCTATTTCCTGACTTTTTTGCAGAAGCAAAGAAAAGGCTATTGCCAGAAGGTAAACTTGTAATTATCTTCTCAAATTTAGCCCAAATAACCAATGTGACAAAAAATCATCCAATAGAGAAGGAACTGTCCGAAGGTGGAAGGTTCCAATTGGAAAGATGTTTAAAGAAAACAGTGAAAGCTGCTTCTGATAAAACAAAACGAGATCAACATTGGCGTGCTTCCGAAGAGGTTGAACTTTGGGTACTAACTAATAAATAAAATTTAAAGTCGTATAGAAGCGACTGATGATCTAAGATGCAATACCAAAAAGCTACCCAAAAGTGGCTTTTTGGTATTGCTTAATTCTTAGTTGAGAATTTCTTCAATTGTAATGTAATCTCCAACGCGTCCAGTCATTTTTTCTGTATCAGTATTAACGGGAAGTGTTTTCTTTCCTGGTCTCCATCCAGCAGGACATACTTCTCCAGTTTTAGTTGCATGTTGCCAAGCTTGTACCTGACGGAGGAATTCATTTACATTTCTTCCTACTGAATCAGCTTGCACTTCCTGTGCTACACAAATTCCATCAGGATTAAATAAAAATCTACCACGCAAGGCTACACCTTCTTCTTCTATAAGCACACCAAATGCACGGCTTACTTCTTGATTTCCATCAGCACCCATAGTCAATTTTAAACCTTTAAGGATTGGTTCTGTTTCAACAAATCTTTTGTGCGAAAATTTAGTATCAACTGATACAGCAAGAATTTCAGTATTTAAGGCTTGAAATTCATCATATTTAGCATTCATTGCAGCAATTTCGGTTGGGCAAACAAAAGTGAAATCAGCAGGGTAGAAGCATACTACTGCCCATTTTCCTTTGTAATCATCGCTCGATACTGTTGTGAAATGACCTGTTGCTGCATCATAAGCATCCATTGTAAATTTTGGCATTTCTTGTCTTACCATTGTTGAACTCATAGTTTTTTCCTCTTTTACTAATTGATTACCATTTTCTGTTTTTTCTTCTTGCACTTTTTTTCTGGGTTTTAAACCTGTGTCGCATCCCATAATTTGACCTCCTATTTATTAATTTGTTTATCCATTTCTGATTAGATAAAGTTATACATTATAATCTCCAAATGAGAATATTCTCAATTGAAAATATATATTCCATAATAGGAAAAATCTATAAGTATGATTTTAACAAAAAAAATCAAAATGTTTTAAGAGTGTCAAAGTCGATTATTTTTTAATAAATTGTGTTTAGGGTTATTATTGTTTTGATGTGCCTTTTATTTTTTTTATGTAAGCCTTGTTAGCTAGAACAAAAAAGCAGCATGTTCACCTATTAGGCAATCATGCTGCTTGTTACTGATATGCTAAATCAATAAAATAGATTTGACCGGATTACTAAATTGAAGCACCACCTTCAAGACCATCCTACAGGTGTAAGCCGGCCAAATCTAACCCACTATAAAAATTATAAATTAATTGCGATTCCAACCGCCACCTAAGGATAGATATAATTCTACCAAAGCATTTAATTGTTGGAATTTTGTATCAATTGTATTGATCTCCGAAGAGAGCGCATTACTACGAGCTGTTAATACTTCGAGATAAGTTGTGTTTTGGTAGCCGTTGTTCAGTAATTCTTCTGAATATTCAACTGCTTTGGTTAAAGCTTCCAATTCCATTTTCTGGATTTTGTATTTCTTCTGCTCCGACTCATAGCTGTACAAAGCATCAGAAACTTCTTTGCCTGCTTGTAGCATGGCTTTTTGGAAGTTGTAGCGTGCTTCGGCTTGTTGTGCTTTGGCTACTTCGTATTTTGTGCGGATGCTTCGTTTGTTAAAAAGTGGTTGAGCCAAATTCCCAATTACGTTACTAAACAAAGAAGAAGTGCTGAACCAATCATCGAAATTGATGCTTTCCAAACCAGCACTAGCACTAATGCTAAGGCTAGGGTAGAAGTTACTTCGAGCAACATTTGTTAGCTCAAAAGCATTCATTAAGCCGTATTCTGCAACCATTACATCTGGTCGATTTCTTAATAATTGTGCTGGAAAACCAGTTTGTAATGCTACCTGAATGTTTTGCTCATCTAGTTTTGAACGAACAATAGTTCCAGCATTTTGTCCCAAAATCAAAGAAATTGTATTCTCTAAAAGCTTTACATTCTGCTCTAAATCTAACAGCAAAATTTGTGTACTATAAAGTTGTGCTTCTGTTTGCTTAACAGCTGCTTCAGTTACCTGACCTGCCTCTTTCAGACTTTTCATTGTCTCAAGACTTTCCTTACGATTGGTTACCGTTCTTTGAGCGACTTCAACCTGAGCATCCAGTGCTAATAATTGATAATAAGCCGAAGCCATATTGGCTACCAAAGTACTTTCAACTGCTCTTCTGGAAGCTTCAGATTGTAAGTAAGCAGCTTGTGCAGCTCTTCTACTACTTCTTATTTTACCCCAAATATCAGCCTCCCACGAAATATTACCATTCAATTGGAAGTTCTCGAAACTTGAACCTTTTCCTCCTGCAGCTATCGCGGCAGAGCTATTATCTGATGTTTCATAAGTTCCTCCGTTGGCACTTAGATTTAAACTTGGCAACTGTCCCATCTTTCCTTGCTTAAAGTAGGCCTCAGCTGCATTTACACGCTCAACGGCCATTAATAAATCCAAGTTCTTGTCTAAAGCTTTATGGATTAATGTCTGCAAGTTAGAATCGGTAAACAATTCTTCCCAAGGCATATTGGCTAAAGTTGTCGAATCGTTTGTTGTAATGTTACGATATTGGTCGACAATTTCGATTTCAGGTTGTTGATATTTTCTGGCAACAAAACACGATTGAAGACTGAATGCTGTTAATACCAGACTAATGATTATATATCTTTTTTTCATTATTTCGATCTATTTATTCTGCTGTTTGCAATTCATTTTCTTCTGGTTTTGGTGCTCCACTAATTTTTTCTTGAACGATTTGAAAAACCACAAAGAAAACCGGGATAACAAATACACCAAAGACAGTTCCAATTAACATTCCACCAACAGCTCCCGTACCAATTGATCGATTACCAACAGCACCCGCACCGTTTGCAATCATTAAGGGTACAAGTCCTAATATAAAAGCAAAAGAGGTCATCAAAATTGGTCTTAATCTGGCCTTAGCTCCTTCGACAGCAGCTTGTAATAACTCCATACCTTGTCTTCGACGCTGAAGAGCAAACTCAACAATCAAAATAGCATTCTTAGCTAACAAACCAATCAACATAATTAGTGCCACCTGGAAATAAATATTATTCTCAAGGCCAATCAGCTTCACGAAAAATATAGCTCCAAATATTCCAATTGGTAAAGACAGGATGATTGAGAATGGCAGAATATAAGATTCATATTGAGCAGCCAATAGGAAATAAACAAAGATCAAACTTAAAATAAAGACAATGATTGCCTGATTTCCTGCTTTCTGTTCTTCACGAGTCATAGCTGAAAATTCATACCCGTAATTTGACGGAAGAACTTCTGCAGCAACTTCTTCAATAGCTTTAATTGCATCACCAGTACTATAACCAGGATTCACATTACCATTGATAGTTGCCGAATTGAATAAGTTGAATCGATTCACCACATCAGGACCATTCACCTTTTTCATATTTACAAACTGACTTACTGATACCAATTCGTTTTTTGCATTTCGAATAAACACATTATTCATCGACTCTATAGTCTCTCTATCTTCCGGTGCTGCCTGAATCATCACACGATATTGTTTCCCAAATCGGTTAAAATCAGCAGCATACCAACTACCATAATACCCCTGAAGTGTCGCAAATAAACCATTTACTGATATGCCTGCTTCCTTTACTTTCTCAACATTAACTTCCATCTCGTACTGAGGGAAACCTGTGTTGAACGAGGTCATCGCATACTTTATCTCCGGGCGTTGGTTTAAAGCGCCAAGGAATTGGCGGCTTTGAGCCATCAAATTATCAAAAGAACCATTTGATTTATCTTGCAAGCGCATCTCAAAACCATCTGAGTTACCAAAACCTCTTACCGTAGGAGGTGTAAAGAATAAAATTCGGGCTTCGTTAATTCCTGCCGTCATTCCAAACAACTGTCCAACAATAGCATTCACCTTTTGATGATCTTCTTTACGTTCTTTCCAGTCTTTTAATTTAATCACGGCAAAAGCTTTTGATCCTCCGTTAGTGCCACTCATCAAACTAAAACCAACAACGAACATCTTTTCCTTAACCACATCAATTTTACTGATTATAGCTTCTACCTTACCCGTTACTTCACTTGTTCTGTCCAAGGTACTTCCAGCTGGTAAAGTAATATCACAAAATATAATCCCCTGATCCTCATTAGGAATAAATCCGGTAGGAGTTGTTTTAAAAAACCATCCTGCCAAGGCAATAAACACAACCAGAATAACTCCCGACAACCATTTTTTACGTACCAGAAAACGAACCGAATTGGTGTAACGTTCTGTAACAACATCAAAACCGGTATTAAATGAAGTATAAAAACGATTGACTATGCCCTTTTTATGCTCTGCACTCGGATCGTGTGGTTTTAATAATAAGGCACACAATGCCGGACTTAAGGTTAGGGCATTTATCGCCGAAATAACAATAGCTACAGCTAATGTAATAGCAAATTGCTGGTAAAAAGCACCTGTGGGACCTTTCAAAAATGAAACCGGAATAAATACAGCAGACATAACCAAAGTAATGGAAATAATGGCACCCGTAATTTCGTTCATTGCAGATAGGGTTGCTTTTTTAGCGCTCTTAGCTCCATTATCCAATTTGGCATGAACAGCCTCAACCACCACAATGGCATCATCTACTACAATTCCAATGGCCAGAACTAATGCAAACAGAGTAAGCATATTAATTGAAAAGCCAAACAAATTCAAAAAGAAAAAAGTACCAATAATAGCGACAGGTACAGCTATTGCCGGAATTAATGTTGACCTGAAATCTTGTAAGAATAAGAATACAACAAGAAATACCAATAAGAATGCTTCAAATAAGGTTGTTAACACCTTGCTAATTGATGCATCAAGAAAATCATTGGTATTAAATGGAATCACATAGTCAATTCCCTTGGGAAAATCTTTTTTTGCTTCTTTTAAGGTGCGTTCTATTTCTTTTATAATTTCCTGTGCATTGGAGCCTGATGTTTGATAAACCGCAATAGCTGATGATGGGTAACCATTCGTAATATTCTTGGTTCCGTAATTAAAAGCTCCCAATTCAATTCGTGCAACATCTTTTAATCTTAAAAAATCTGAGTTTCCTTCCGATCTTAATATGATGTTTTCGTACTCACCCTCTGTTGATAATTTTCCTTTATAACGGATAACGTACTCAAAAGATTGACGGGAGTTTTCGCCAAATTTACCTGGCGAAGCTTCCAGATTTTGTTCATTCAAAGCAGCAACAATATCTTGAGGTGTTAAGCCATAAGCCGCCATTTTATCTGGCTTCAGCCAAATTCTCATCGAGTAATCGCGCGAACCGAACACATTTGCATCTCCAACACCCTTAATCCTTTTAACCATAGGGATCAGGTTAATACGTGCATAATTCTCTACAAACGTGGCGTCAAAATCTTCATTCTTCGACAATAAAGAGAAGAACATTAAAACACTATTCTGAACTTTCTTAGTCGTTACCCCGGATTGAATAACCTGCTGTGGCAACTTACTATTAACAGTTGCAACTCTGTTTTGAACATTTACAGCCGCAATATCAGGATTCGTTCCCAATTCAAAATAAACACTTATAGTTGCCGATCCATCATTACTGGATGTTGATGACATATAAGTCATATTTTCCACACCATTTACGGCTTCTTCGATAGGAACAACAACACTTTTTAGTAAGGTCTCAGCATTGGCTCCGGGATAAGATGCTGTGATTTGAACCGTTGGAGGTGCAATCTCAGGAAACTGTTCTCGTGGTAAATTAGAGAGTCCTAAAATCCCTAAAATTACGATGAGTATGGATATTACAGTCGATAATACCGGCCGTTCAATAAATCTTTTTAACATGATTTTTTCTTAATTAATCAATTAAAAGATTGTGATTATTTTTTAGAAAATGCAGCGTTTCCATCAGGCGTATGCTTTTGATTCATAGGTTGAATTAGCATTCCTTCACGTAACTTTATTAATCCGTCGATAACGAAAGTTTCTCCTGCGTTTAGGCCATTTTGAACGATGAATTTTTCATCTACTGAAGCACTAACCAGAACTTCTTTCGCCTGCACTTTATTTTCCTTTCCTACCAGATAAACAAATCGTTTTCCCTGCAATTCATAAGTTGCTTTTTGTGGAAGTAATATAACATCGTTTATAGTTGATGACATCTTAACTTTACCACTGATACCACTTCTCAATAAATTTGATGGATTAGGAAAAATAGCACGATAACTGATGCTACCTGTCCTCGGGTTAACCATACCGTTAATTGTTTCAATTCTTCCTTTGTGATCGTAGGTTACTCCATCAGCAAGAATTAATTCAACTTCTGGTAATTCCTTTATTTTACTAGCAATACTATTGCCATTTAGTTGACGATTGAATTGAAGTAATTGCTTTTCGTTTAAGGTAAAATAGGCATATACGTTGTTTATACTCGAAACAGTCGTAAGAGGTTGTGTTTCTGAACGACCTACTAAGCTTCCCTCTTTGTATGGTAAACTACCAACTATCCCATCAACCGGACTTTTGATAATCGTATAAGCCAAATTCTCTTTAGCATTCTGATACTGAGCTTCAGCTGCAATTAATTGAGCCTGGGCAGCATTCAATTTACTGTTCGCTGTTTTTAACTGAATAGGACTAATAATATTCTTCTCTACAAGAGGTGTTACTTTATCTACTTCAACCTGGGCAGCAACAACTTGGGCTTTTGCTACTCCCATATTAGCTCTAGCCGCATTGGCTTGCTGATTTAAAGTCTCAGCACTTAGTTTAAAAAGTAACTGTCCTTTTTTTACCTGGCTACCCTCGTCAATATAAATTTTATCAACAAAACCATCTACCTTTGGTCGGATCTGAATATTTTGTTCTCCCTCAATATTAGCAGCATATTGGTTGTATACAGTCACATCATTTCTCTCAGCCGATTGAACTGGAAAAGGCATTGGGCCTTGCGCTGTCTGGTGGTTCTGTGGATTATTGCATGATGATATAGCAAATAGGCTTATCATTAATCCTGATAGTAGGTAATTTTTAATCATTTGATGCTAATTTGTTTTAAATTTTTACAAAACCTGCACTGTCTGTTATATTCTTGGTTTTGAACAATAACTAGTGCAGGTTTCTACTTTTAGTTAGTGTGTAATTATTTTAGTTCGTTTAGTTCGTTCTTAAGCGAACTAGGTAATCATACGTTTTGATAAATCTTTGTACAGATCTTAAATTATTATCAATTAAATCGTTTTATTTATTTGAAGATTCTCGATTGTAATGTTGAAAAACAGAGCACTTACTTTGAATTCCATCTCTAAGCTTTTCTATCGTTGAGATAGTACTTACCAGATAATCTAAATATGGAGTTTCGTGTGAAAGTTGGAATTTTTCTTCTGGATTTTTAATAATTTCATTGGATTCAATCTTAAAGTTGATTATTTCTGATGCTAATTGATGTTCTGCTTTATACATTTTTAGATCATCTTCAATTCTAGCAAGAAATCCAATAGGGTTTAAAGTGAAATACTTTTTTCGATCGCCAGGTTTGGTGAAAAAATCTACAATTTCTGATTTTTGTAAGGTTTTTAAATTAGTAGATACTGTGCTCTTACTTGCACCAAGAAAAGCAACCAATTCGTCGAATGTAGTTCCATTTTCTTTATTAATAAGTAGTGTTGCAAAAATACGAGCAGCTATGGGAGCAAGTTTTTCCTGTTTCTCCATAAATAGGCCATATCTTTCTACTAACAACTTTTTTCTTTCTTCTAATTCTTGTAAATTCTTCATGCTTTATAAACTTAACAATGCAAATATACACTTAGTTCGGTTGTGTCCGAACTAAAAAATGTTAAAATTGTAAAAAGAATGCTACACAAACGATGTAGAGATGAATTTCTTTACATTAAGAACCTATTTTTTAAGGAAAGGATTAATAAGATTCATGAAATTTTGACGATACATTTGCCCTATAGGTAATTTTTTATCTGCAATTTCAACCTGATTGCCATTAATCGCATCAATGTGCTGAAGCGAAACAATATAGGATTTGTGTACACGAGGAAAATCATTTTCGGGCAGTAACTCTTCCATTTTTTTGATTGTTAGTTTGCTGATAATGGTTTTCGATTTGGTGTGAATTTTAATATAATCTCCTAATCCTTCAATATATTTAATATCCTTAAAATTGAGTTTAATGGTTTTCTTATCAGCTTTGATAAAAATGAAATCCAGAATTGTGTCCGTCGGTTTTTCTTGAGAAGTAATTAAGGAATTACTTCTTATTTGCAGTTTCTCTTCAATTTTGGAAATGGCTTTTATAAATCGTGGGAAAGGTATTGGTTTGTGCAAGTAATCAATCACGTCCAATTCGAAAGCGTCAAGTGCGTATTCTCTATAGGCAGTTGTAATTACCACTATCGGAGGATTTTTTAAGCTTTCTAAAAAATTTAAGCCAGTAAGTTTAGGCATGTTAATATCCAAAAACATGGCATCGATTTCTTGATTTCGCAAAATATCCATAGCTTCTATGGCATTTTTGCAAGATTTCACAAGTTTTAAATGTGGCAGGTCCTGAATGTATTTTTCAATGACTTTTCTCGCGTGAATTTCGTCGTCAACGATGATGCATTTAATATCCATCTGCTTGTTATTTTAAGATAATTGTAAGATTAAGTTACTTGTGTAGAGTCCATTACCACGTGAAATATTGAAAGAGTGCTGGTTTTTGAACAGCAAATTAAGTCTCTTTTTTACATTTTCAATGCCTAAACCACCAAATTGTTTCTTTTTTTGTTCCTCTGATATGTCATCAAGTGGATTGTTGATTTCTAGTTCAATTTTATGCTTTGATATCTTTAAAGTAATATTTATTTCCGATGTTGTTTGTTCTGAAGATATACCATGTTTAAAGGCATTTTCAATTAAAGGAATAAAAAGAAGTGGAGGCACCTTATGTCCGGGGTCTTCTCCACTTATATTTAAGTTAATTTTAGCAATATCTTCAACTCTAACAGATTCCAGATCGATATAATTTTTGATGAATTGAATTTCTTTCTCTAAACTGACTTCTTCGTCTTTACACTCATAAAGCATATAGCTAATAAGCTGACTCAGTTTAAGAATCATTTCAGGTGTTTTGTTCGAGTCATACAAACTCATCGAATAAATATTATTCAAGGTGTTGAAAAGAAAGTGTGGGTTGACTTGTGCTTTTAATATGCTTATCTCTGCTTCCAGTTGTTCTTGTGCTTTCTCAGTATATTTTAAGTTTTCATCTTTCAGTTTCATCCATTCTTTTGCAAAATGGAATAAGCTGGTTGAAAAGATAAAAATATTGGTTTTGAAAGTACTCATCATGACGACTTTTGCAGTGCTTAATCTGATAAAGCTTTTAAATTCTAAATCTGGAAAATGATAGAATAAATAACTTAAGCTAGCGATTGTGAATACTTCACAAATAATAAATATAAGTAGATATTTTCCATATTTTCCGGTATTCCAATATCGAGGAATTAAAAATCTTAAGTTAAAGTAAACAAGAATTGCAATAAATGCATTTTGGATTCCTTGGAACAGTACTTCTCTTGGTATTCTATCTGGATCCAAATCGGTAATGCGACCCATTTCCAATAATAGAAAAACCGACCAAAAGGAAAGGTGCTGAACCCACCTAATTGAAAAAATCTGATATAATCTGTCTTTTAAATTCATGAAATACGATTTAGTTCCGCTAAAGAACAAAATTTAGTTTTCCAAAACACCTTTTGTCGATGAACATGAATAAATGAACTGCAAACGCATAGTATTTTGACGACAAGCAAAGGTACCGACAATTTTTCTTTTGATACAGCCAAATCCGGCATGTTGGTCGATAATATTTACTTTTTATAGTCTGTCGGTATACTATTGTAACAGATTTTAAAACAGAAACGTCATGTTAAAAAGAAAAAGTATCCTTTTAGGAATTTTGGTCATTGTTGGAACAATGGGACTCGCGGTTGTATTTGCAGGTATGAAAAAAGCACCAAAAGAAAAGAAAGTTGTTTCGAAGGAAATAATTGTTCCTGTTCAAAGTATTAAGAACAGTAAAATTGATTTACAGCTATCAGTAATTGGTAATTTGGAAGCAAGAGACAAAGTAGAGGTTTATGCTGAAGTAACAGGGATTCTGAAATCTGCAGGTAAACAATTTCTAGAAGGTGTAAGTTTTTCAAAAGGCGAGAACTTATTGTTGATTCAAGATGATACATACAGAGCCGAAGTATATTCAAAGCGTAGCAGTTTTATGACAGAAATTGCTTCTGTTTTACCAGATTTAAAATTTGATTATCCTGAAAGTTATTCTGCATGGGAAAAATATCTACAAGAATTTGATGTTGAGAATACATTAGCGCCTATTCCAAGCGCGCAGAACGATAAAGAAAAATATTTTTTAGCCGGTAAAAATATCTACACTGAATATTACAATATTAAAAGCTTTGAGCAACAACTCTCAAAGTATTCTATAACAGCTCCTTTCGCAGGTGAAATTATCGAATCAAACATTAAACCAGGTACTTTAGTTATGAGTGGCCAAAAGTTAGGTGAGTTTGTTAATACAAGTGCCTACGATTTGATTGTTGGTGTTGATTTGAATAATCTCGAAGGAATCAAGGTGGGGAATAAGGTGAATGTTTATTCAAAAAATACCAATGAAAATTGGGCTGGATCGATTCGTCGCATTAGTAAAAAGGTAGAATCAGATACGCAAATGGTTAACGTATACATTGCAGTTGTTGGTAAAAACTTAAAAGAAGGAATGTTTTTAAACGCAGATGTGCAGTTGAAAAAGGATGTGTTTGGCGTAGAAATTCCTCGTAAGCTTTTAGTGGATTCAGAATATGTTTTTACTGTCAATAAAGGGATTATTAATCAACAAAAAGTTTCTATCGTTCAAAAGAAAGAGGATGCTGTTATTGTAGAGGGATTAAATGATGGTGTTCAACTTGTTTTAAAAACGTCTGGAATTCACAAAGGAATCTCCGTAAATATCCAGGAATAATAAAAATATTGATTTTAGAAAAGATCAGAATTGTCTGACAATCATTAGAAAAATAATAGAATGAAGTCATTAGTAAAATATTTTATAAAATATCCTTTTGCAGGAAACTTGTTGGCAGGAGTATTTGTGATATTAGGAATATTCGGAATGTATTCCTTGAACTCATCGGTTATGCCTCAAATAGATCCTGGGATGCTTACCGTTACAGCTACATATCCTGGAGCTTCGCCTGAGGAAGTTGAAAAAGGAGTTGCCTTGAAAATTGAAGACAATTTAAAGGGAATTAGTGGGGTAGAGAAGGTTACATCATCTTCGAAAGAGAACTATTGTTCTATCATGGTTGATTTGGAATCTGGATACGATCCTAATGTTGCCTTGCAGGATGTGAAAAATGCTGTTGATGGAATTAGTTCGTTTCCAGCGGCTGTTGAGAATATCAGTGTATCAAAGAGGGAGTTTTCAATTCTCGCTATTGCAATTGCTATCAGTGGAGATGTTGATTTAAAAGATCTTAAAGAATATGCAAGGTCTATTGAAAACGATTTGCGAGGAATA contains:
- a CDS encoding efflux RND transporter periplasmic adaptor subunit, encoding MLKRKSILLGILVIVGTMGLAVVFAGMKKAPKEKKVVSKEIIVPVQSIKNSKIDLQLSVIGNLEARDKVEVYAEVTGILKSAGKQFLEGVSFSKGENLLLIQDDTYRAEVYSKRSSFMTEIASVLPDLKFDYPESYSAWEKYLQEFDVENTLAPIPSAQNDKEKYFLAGKNIYTEYYNIKSFEQQLSKYSITAPFAGEIIESNIKPGTLVMSGQKLGEFVNTSAYDLIVGVDLNNLEGIKVGNKVNVYSKNTNENWAGSIRRISKKVESDTQMVNVYIAVVGKNLKEGMFLNADVQLKKDVFGVEIPRKLLVDSEYVFTVNKGIINQQKVSIVQKKEDAVIVEGLNDGVQLVLKTSGIHKGISVNIQE
- a CDS encoding sensor histidine kinase; the protein is MNLKDRLYQIFSIRWVQHLSFWSVFLLLEMGRITDLDPDRIPREVLFQGIQNAFIAILVYFNLRFLIPRYWNTGKYGKYLLIFIICEVFTIASLSYLFYHFPDLEFKSFIRLSTAKVVMMSTFKTNIFIFSTSLFHFAKEWMKLKDENLKYTEKAQEQLEAEISILKAQVNPHFLFNTLNNIYSMSLYDSNKTPEMILKLSQLISYMLYECKDEEVSLEKEIQFIKNYIDLESVRVEDIAKINLNISGEDPGHKVPPLLFIPLIENAFKHGISSEQTTSEINITLKISKHKIELEINNPLDDISEEQKKKQFGGLGIENVKKRLNLLFKNQHSFNISRGNGLYTSNLILQLS
- a CDS encoding LytR/AlgR family response regulator transcription factor, producing MDIKCIIVDDEIHARKVIEKYIQDLPHLKLVKSCKNAIEAMDILRNQEIDAMFLDINMPKLTGLNFLESLKNPPIVVITTAYREYALDAFELDVIDYLHKPIPFPRFIKAISKIEEKLQIRSNSLITSQEKPTDTILDFIFIKADKKTIKLNFKDIKYIEGLGDYIKIHTKSKTIISKLTIKKMEELLPENDFPRVHKSYIVSLQHIDAINGNQVEIADKKLPIGQMYRQNFMNLINPFLKK